One segment of Pseudomonas sp. FP2196 DNA contains the following:
- the folC gene encoding bifunctional tetrahydrofolate synthase/dihydrofolate synthase → MTERTLGEWLAYLEQLHPSAIDMGLERSQQVASRMGLGQPAPRVITVTGTNGKGSTCAFMASLLRAQGLSVGVYNSPHLLRYNERVQLNGVEATDAQLCEAFAAVEAGRGETSLTYFEMGTLAAFWLFQQAGLDAVVLEVGLGGRLDTVNVVGADIALVTSIGVDHADYLGDTRESVAFEKAGIFRQGKPALCGDLNPPQPLLDKARELACPFFLRGRDFDLGITDQNWQWRGTDAQGQVVELHDLPLLDLPMENAALALQAYLLLGLPWNARQIVAALQSTRVVGRLDRRSFEWNGKRLNLLLDVGHNPHAAEYLARRLASRPPVGKRLAVFGLLADKDLDGVVSELNASVQHWAVAPLDSPRARPVAELHAALQNLGASVTSYDSVAAALEGQCAVATRDDEILLFGSFYCVAEALEWLARRSTEEAANGFAG, encoded by the coding sequence ATGACCGAGCGCACCCTTGGCGAGTGGCTCGCCTACCTTGAGCAGTTGCATCCGTCGGCCATCGACATGGGCCTGGAGCGTTCGCAACAGGTAGCGTCCCGCATGGGGCTGGGCCAGCCGGCGCCTCGGGTGATTACGGTCACCGGCACCAACGGCAAGGGGTCGACCTGCGCATTCATGGCTTCGTTGCTGCGGGCGCAGGGCCTGAGCGTTGGTGTCTACAATTCTCCGCACCTGCTGCGGTACAACGAGCGGGTGCAGCTCAATGGCGTCGAAGCCACTGACGCACAGCTGTGCGAAGCTTTTGCGGCGGTCGAAGCCGGACGCGGCGAAACTTCCCTGACTTACTTCGAAATGGGCACCCTGGCGGCGTTCTGGCTGTTTCAACAGGCCGGGCTCGATGCGGTGGTGCTGGAAGTCGGTCTGGGCGGGCGTCTGGACACGGTCAACGTGGTAGGCGCCGATATCGCGCTGGTCACCAGCATTGGCGTCGATCACGCCGATTATCTGGGCGATACTCGTGAATCCGTGGCCTTTGAGAAGGCCGGCATTTTTCGTCAGGGCAAGCCAGCCCTTTGTGGCGACCTGAATCCTCCACAACCGTTGCTCGATAAGGCGCGCGAACTGGCATGCCCGTTCTTTTTGCGTGGGCGCGATTTCGACCTTGGCATCACTGACCAGAACTGGCAGTGGCGCGGCACCGATGCGCAGGGCCAGGTTGTCGAATTGCACGATTTGCCGCTGCTCGATCTGCCGATGGAAAACGCCGCGCTGGCGTTGCAGGCTTATCTGCTGCTCGGTTTGCCATGGAATGCCCGGCAAATCGTGGCCGCCTTGCAGTCGACTCGCGTGGTCGGTCGGCTGGATCGTCGTTCGTTCGAATGGAATGGCAAGCGCCTGAATCTGTTACTGGATGTGGGTCATAACCCGCACGCGGCCGAGTATCTGGCCCGTCGTCTGGCCTCGCGACCACCGGTCGGCAAGCGCCTGGCAGTGTTCGGCTTGCTGGCGGACAAGGATCTGGATGGTGTTGTCAGTGAATTGAATGCTAGTGTCCAGCACTGGGCCGTGGCGCCGCTGGATTCGCCCCGCGCGCGTCCGGTAGCAGAATTGCACGCAGCCTTGCAGAACCTTGGCGCGTCGGTCACGTCTTACGACAGTGTTGCCGCCGCTCTGGAAGGGCAGTGCGCAGTCGCAACCCGCGACGACGAGATTCTGTTGTTCGGATCATTTTATTGTGTCGCCGAGGCCCTTGAATGGCTGGCCCGGCGCTCCACGGAGGAAGCGGCAAATGGCTTTGCTGGATAA
- the truA gene encoding tRNA pseudouridine(38-40) synthase TruA: MAPDGFYRVALGVEYKGSRYSGWQRQLTGVATVQEELEKALSKVANAPVSLQCAGRTDAGVHACGQVVHFDTQVDRSLKAWVMGANINLPHDISVSWARVMPAHFHARFKAIARRYRYVIYNDQIRPAHLNEEITWNHRPLDVERMAEAAQYLIGTHDFSAFRAGQCQAKSPIKKMHHLRVTRHGKMIVLDIRANAFLHHMVRNIAGVLMTIGAGERPVEWMKEVLESRERRSGGVTAHPYGLYLVQVEYHDEFPLPERFIGPHFLTGFSELDG, encoded by the coding sequence ATGGCCCCCGACGGCTTTTACCGCGTCGCGCTTGGCGTTGAATACAAAGGCTCGCGCTACAGCGGCTGGCAGCGTCAATTAACGGGTGTGGCGACGGTGCAGGAAGAACTTGAGAAAGCCCTGTCGAAAGTCGCCAATGCGCCGGTTTCCCTGCAGTGTGCCGGCCGTACCGACGCAGGCGTGCACGCCTGCGGACAAGTGGTGCATTTCGACACTCAGGTCGATCGTTCGCTGAAAGCCTGGGTGATGGGCGCCAATATCAACCTGCCCCACGACATCAGCGTCAGTTGGGCGCGGGTCATGCCGGCGCATTTTCATGCGCGGTTCAAAGCCATCGCCCGGCGTTATCGCTACGTGATCTACAACGACCAGATTCGTCCGGCGCATCTGAACGAAGAAATCACCTGGAATCACCGCCCGCTGGATGTCGAGCGCATGGCCGAGGCCGCTCAGTATCTGATTGGCACTCATGATTTCAGCGCCTTTCGCGCAGGGCAATGTCAGGCCAAATCACCGATCAAGAAGATGCATCACCTGCGCGTGACCCGTCACGGCAAGATGATCGTGCTCGATATCCGCGCCAATGCGTTCCTGCACCACATGGTGCGCAACATCGCCGGCGTACTGATGACCATCGGTGCTGGCGAGCGGCCAGTTGAGTGGATGAAGGAAGTGCTGGAGAGCCGCGAACGCCGCTCCGGTGGTGTCACGGCGCATCCATATGGGTTGTATCTGGTGCAGGTCGAGTACCACGACGAATTCCCGTTGCCCGAGCGTTTTATCGGGCCGCATTTCCTTACGGGTTTCTCGGAACTTGACGGCTGA
- a CDS encoding SPOR domain-containing protein codes for MALLDKAYKQRMVGALVLVALAVIFLPMLFSRQDEQRQVTVEAPAAPQAPALPQVQVEPVAVPEPQALPQEPVPTDEEVAEDTAPAAPIAPASAPTAPIAIVKPTAPPAVAKPIPAPAQPIAAASTKPDTTQSRVDANGLSVSWSVQLASLSSRASAESLQKNLRSQGYNAYIRSADGKNRVFVGPLIERAEADRLRDLLSRQQNLKGFVVRFQPERG; via the coding sequence ATGGCTTTGCTGGATAAAGCGTACAAGCAGCGCATGGTTGGCGCGCTGGTGCTGGTAGCGCTGGCGGTGATCTTCCTGCCGATGCTGTTTTCCCGTCAGGACGAGCAACGGCAAGTGACTGTCGAGGCGCCGGCGGCTCCACAAGCGCCCGCTTTACCGCAAGTGCAAGTTGAGCCGGTTGCCGTGCCTGAGCCGCAAGCCTTGCCGCAAGAGCCTGTGCCAACGGATGAAGAAGTCGCAGAAGACACTGCACCTGCTGCACCGATCGCGCCTGCCTCGGCGCCGACAGCTCCCATAGCAATCGTCAAACCGACTGCGCCGCCTGCGGTGGCCAAGCCGATTCCGGCGCCTGCTCAGCCTATCGCTGCTGCGTCGACCAAGCCTGACACCACGCAAAGCCGTGTCGATGCCAATGGCCTGTCGGTCAGTTGGTCGGTTCAACTGGCGAGCCTGTCGAGTCGCGCCAGCGCCGAAAGCTTGCAAAAAAACCTGCGCAGCCAGGGTTATAACGCCTACATCCGTTCTGCCGATGGCAAGAATCGGGTGTTTGTCGGTCCGCTGATCGAGCGTGCCGAGGCCGATCGTCTGCGCGATCTGTTGAGCCGTCAGCAGAACCTCAAGGGCTTTGTCGTGCGTTTCCAGCCCGAGCGTGGCTAA
- a CDS encoding phosphoribosylanthranilate isomerase, with translation MSAVRSKICGITRIEDALAAVEAGADAIGFVFYARSPRAVTVQQARAIIQALPPFVTTVGLFVNASRCELGEILDAVPLDLLQFHGDETADECEGWHRPYIKALRVKAGDDIAAACNAYPSASGVLLDTYVEGVPGGTGEAFDWSLIPQALSKPLILAGGLTPENVADAVARVRPYAVDVSGGVEASKGIKDHAKIHAFINAVRGTGM, from the coding sequence ATGTCAGCCGTTCGCAGCAAGATCTGCGGGATTACCCGCATAGAAGATGCGCTGGCCGCCGTTGAGGCGGGGGCGGATGCGATCGGATTCGTGTTTTACGCCAGGAGCCCGCGCGCGGTAACCGTGCAGCAGGCTCGGGCGATCATCCAAGCGCTGCCGCCGTTTGTGACGACGGTAGGGCTGTTCGTCAATGCCAGCCGCTGCGAGTTGGGGGAAATCCTCGATGCCGTGCCGCTGGATCTGTTGCAGTTCCATGGCGACGAGACCGCTGACGAGTGCGAAGGCTGGCATCGTCCGTACATCAAGGCGCTGCGAGTCAAGGCTGGCGATGATATTGCTGCCGCCTGCAACGCTTATCCGAGTGCCAGCGGCGTATTGCTTGATACCTACGTTGAAGGTGTGCCCGGCGGAACCGGCGAGGCGTTCGACTGGTCATTGATTCCTCAGGCGTTGAGCAAGCCGCTGATTCTGGCGGGTGGGCTCACTCCAGAGAACGTCGCAGACGCGGTGGCGCGGGTTCGTCCGTATGCAGTTGATGTCAGCGGCGGCGTAGAGGCGAGCAAGGGCATCAAGGATCACGCAAAGATTCACGCGTTTATCAACGCTGTACGCGGGACAGGAATGTGA
- a CDS encoding CvpA family protein, translated as MPFTWVDWAIVAIIAISALISLSRGFVKEALSLVTWIIAGVVAWMFGGSLSEYLAGYIETPSARVIAGCAIMFVATLIVGAMINYLIGELVRVTGLSGTDRFLGMAFGAARGVLLVVVAVGLLSLGPVQQDGWWKESQLVPKFLLVADWSKNLILGWSSQWLASGISVPADIPFKEQLLPSAKTPQ; from the coding sequence GTGCCATTTACCTGGGTTGACTGGGCGATCGTTGCAATCATCGCCATCTCCGCTTTGATCAGTTTGAGCCGCGGCTTCGTCAAGGAAGCATTATCGCTGGTGACCTGGATCATCGCAGGAGTCGTCGCCTGGATGTTCGGTGGCTCATTGTCCGAGTACCTCGCCGGATACATCGAAACCCCATCGGCTCGCGTGATCGCGGGCTGCGCCATCATGTTTGTCGCCACACTGATCGTGGGCGCAATGATCAATTATCTTATCGGCGAGTTGGTTCGCGTCACCGGGTTGTCCGGGACCGACCGATTCCTGGGCATGGCCTTCGGCGCTGCGCGTGGCGTGTTGCTGGTGGTCGTGGCAGTCGGGCTGTTGAGCCTGGGGCCGGTACAGCAGGACGGGTGGTGGAAAGAATCACAGCTCGTGCCAAAGTTTCTATTGGTCGCTGACTGGTCCAAAAACCTGATTCTCGGGTGGAGCAGTCAGTGGCTTGCCAGCGGAATCAGCGTACCCGCTGATATTCCGTTCAAGGAGCAACTCTTGCCGTCGGCGAAAACGCCACAGTGA
- the purF gene encoding amidophosphoribosyltransferase translates to MCGIVGIVGKSNVNQALYDALTVLQHRGQDAAGIVTSHDGRLFLRKDNGLVRDVFHQRHMQRLVGHMGIGHVRYPTAGSSTSAEAQPFYVNSPYGITLAHNGNLTNVEQLAKEIYESDLRHVNTSSDSEVLLNVFAHELAQRGKLQPTEEDVFAAVTDVHNRCVGGYAVVAMITGYGIVGFRDPHGIRPIVFGQRHTDEGVEYMIASESVSLDVLGFTLIRDLAPGEAVYITEDGKLHTRQCATNPSLTPCIFEHVYLARPDSIIDGVSVYKARLRMGEKLAEKILRERPEHDIDVVIPIPDTSRTAALELANHLGVKFREGFVKNRYIGRTFIMPGQAARKKSVRQKLNAIELEFRGKNVMLVDDSIVRGTTCKQIIQMAREAGAKNVYFCSAAPAVRFPNVYGIDMPSAHELIAHNRSTQDVADLIGADWLIYQDLPDLIEAVGGGKIKIENFDCAVFDGKYVTGDVDEAYLDKIEQARNDASKVKTQAVSAIIDLYNN, encoded by the coding sequence ATGTGTGGCATCGTCGGTATCGTCGGTAAGTCGAACGTCAATCAGGCGCTGTATGACGCGCTAACCGTGCTCCAGCACCGCGGCCAGGACGCTGCCGGTATCGTGACCAGCCATGATGGCCGGTTGTTCTTGCGCAAGGACAATGGCCTGGTGCGTGACGTGTTTCATCAGCGTCACATGCAGCGCCTGGTCGGCCATATGGGTATCGGCCACGTCCGCTACCCGACAGCGGGCAGCTCGACTTCAGCCGAAGCACAGCCGTTTTACGTCAACTCGCCTTACGGCATCACTCTGGCGCATAACGGTAACCTGACCAACGTTGAGCAGTTGGCCAAAGAAATCTACGAATCCGATCTGCGTCACGTCAACACCAGTTCCGACTCGGAAGTGCTGCTCAACGTGTTCGCTCACGAGCTGGCCCAGCGCGGCAAGCTGCAACCGACCGAAGAAGACGTGTTTGCCGCTGTGACCGACGTGCACAACCGTTGCGTCGGCGGTTACGCGGTAGTAGCGATGATCACCGGTTACGGCATCGTCGGTTTCCGCGATCCGCACGGCATTCGCCCGATCGTCTTCGGCCAGCGTCACACCGACGAAGGCGTCGAGTACATGATCGCCTCGGAAAGTGTTTCGCTGGACGTGCTCGGTTTTACTCTGATTCGCGACCTGGCGCCGGGCGAAGCGGTCTACATCACTGAAGACGGCAAGCTGCACACCCGTCAGTGCGCGACCAACCCGTCCCTGACTCCGTGCATCTTCGAACACGTCTATCTGGCGCGTCCTGACTCGATCATCGACGGTGTGTCGGTGTACAAGGCTCGTCTGCGCATGGGTGAGAAACTTGCCGAGAAGATCCTTCGCGAGCGTCCGGAGCACGACATCGACGTGGTCATCCCGATTCCGGACACCAGCCGCACTGCAGCGCTGGAGCTGGCCAATCACCTGGGCGTGAAATTCCGCGAAGGTTTCGTCAAGAACCGTTACATCGGCCGTACCTTCATCATGCCGGGCCAGGCTGCCCGCAAGAAGTCGGTTCGCCAGAAGCTCAACGCCATCGAACTGGAATTCCGCGGCAAAAACGTGATGCTGGTCGACGACTCGATCGTGCGCGGCACCACCTGCAAGCAGATCATTCAGATGGCCCGTGAAGCCGGCGCGAAAAACGTCTACTTCTGCTCGGCTGCTCCAGCAGTACGCTTCCCGAACGTCTACGGCATCGACATGCCGAGCGCTCACGAGCTGATCGCCCACAACCGTTCGACTCAGGACGTGGCTGATCTGATCGGCGCAGACTGGCTGATCTATCAGGACTTGCCTGACTTGATCGAAGCGGTCGGCGGCGGCAAGATCAAGATCGAGAACTTCGATTGCGCGGTGTTCGACGGCAAGTACGTCACCGGCGACGTCGACGAGGCTTATCTGGACAAGATCGAACAGGCACGCAACGATGCCTCGAAGGTCAAGACCCAGGCGGTCAGTGCGATCATCGATCTGTACAACAACTGA
- a CDS encoding FimV/HubP family polar landmark protein, with the protein MVQVRKLVLAIAAASALSSGMAHALGLGELTLKSTLNQPLVAEIELLDVKDLTAAEVVPSLASPEDFAKAGVDRQAFLNDLTFTPVLNASGKSVLRVTSSKPLSEPMVKFLVQVMWPNGRLLRDYSVLLDPSKFSPQTADAAAQPAPSQTVTAPTTGATHSNQYTTTPRDTLWEIAAKARTGGSVQQTMLAIQALNPDAFIGGNINRLKTGQVLRLPDSVQSTSLPQSKAIAEVAAQNEAWRQGRRYVAKPGTGQQQLDATNRGRGNAGAAPNAQDNLSLVSAESAKARGNGPAGDAKALSNKLALTQESLDTTRRDNEELKSRMSDLQSQLDKLQKLIELKNNQLAKMQAEGSGAAPVANPAVAPVPAITAELAATPPATPAEAAAASPTPESAIAPPAETPAETPVVEPKPVVDDEKTFNELLTNPILLGLIGGGAVVLLLLLLLLARRRKAQQEAEKHVRMARALAEEQEFSAEQDLPESSFEGLETPAASVKLNTPTPAPSPIPAAVVAPIVMAEPIAAPLVAPAAERSDDVLDKAQSHINAGRLNQAAALLEEGVSLEPQRSDLRLKLMEVYGQQGDRDAFVAQERQLVANGDNFAKVEELKSRFPAMAVAVAGGLAAAAIAAELDAQYVKDLLLDEPQAPEPTPVEDDLDSAFDLSLDDLDNITPVEPAPVVEPEAPVELDEFPSDDDLSFESVLQQQTDIKENLDDLSDFDLDMDLGAEPAPVALDDDDFLLELDEGVKDLPPVEAPVVADVPQDDLELPADFDLSLADEMDSNPAEPDAFAAELDDVNAELDRLSQSIAEPTFTEADAALGGDDLGEDDFDFLAGTDEAATKLDLAQAYIDMGDSDGARDILNEVLTEGDEKQRGEAKEMLSNLA; encoded by the coding sequence ATGGTTCAAGTTCGCAAACTGGTGTTAGCAATAGCGGCCGCCTCGGCGCTGTCCTCCGGTATGGCGCATGCCCTCGGGCTCGGGGAGCTGACCCTGAAGTCGACCCTGAACCAGCCGCTGGTGGCCGAGATCGAGTTGCTCGACGTCAAGGATCTCACCGCTGCCGAAGTGGTGCCGAGCCTGGCCTCGCCGGAAGATTTCGCCAAGGCCGGCGTTGATCGCCAGGCCTTCCTTAACGATCTGACGTTTACCCCGGTGCTCAACGCCAGCGGCAAGAGCGTGTTGCGCGTGACCTCGAGCAAGCCACTGTCAGAACCGATGGTGAAATTCCTCGTCCAGGTGATGTGGCCGAACGGCCGTCTGCTGCGCGATTACAGCGTGCTGCTGGATCCGTCGAAGTTCTCGCCACAGACCGCAGATGCTGCCGCTCAGCCAGCACCGTCGCAAACTGTCACTGCGCCGACTACTGGCGCCACGCACTCGAATCAATACACCACCACGCCGCGCGATACCCTGTGGGAAATCGCCGCGAAGGCGCGCACCGGCGGTTCGGTGCAGCAGACCATGCTGGCCATTCAAGCGCTGAACCCGGATGCGTTCATTGGCGGCAATATCAATCGATTGAAAACCGGCCAGGTGCTGCGTCTGCCTGACTCGGTACAAAGTACTTCGCTGCCACAGTCGAAAGCTATTGCTGAAGTCGCTGCACAAAACGAAGCCTGGCGTCAGGGGCGTCGTTACGTGGCCAAGCCTGGCACTGGCCAGCAGCAACTCGATGCGACCAATCGTGGTCGCGGCAATGCGGGCGCTGCGCCCAATGCCCAGGACAATCTGAGCCTGGTCTCCGCCGAAAGCGCCAAGGCGCGCGGCAACGGCCCGGCCGGCGATGCCAAGGCCCTGAGCAACAAGCTCGCGCTGACTCAGGAAAGCCTCGACACGACCCGTCGTGACAACGAGGAACTGAAAAGCCGCATGTCCGATCTGCAAAGTCAGCTGGACAAGCTGCAAAAGCTGATCGAACTGAAGAACAATCAACTGGCGAAGATGCAGGCCGAAGGGTCGGGCGCCGCGCCAGTCGCCAACCCTGCCGTAGCGCCGGTTCCAGCGATCACTGCCGAATTGGCCGCCACTCCGCCAGCCACGCCGGCAGAAGCGGCAGCGGCATCGCCTACGCCGGAATCGGCTATTGCGCCGCCGGCTGAGACACCGGCTGAAACTCCGGTGGTCGAGCCGAAACCGGTTGTCGATGACGAGAAGACATTCAACGAGCTGCTGACCAATCCGATCCTGCTGGGTCTGATCGGTGGCGGTGCTGTGGTTCTGCTGCTCCTGTTGTTGCTTTTGGCGCGTCGCCGCAAAGCTCAGCAGGAAGCCGAGAAGCATGTGCGGATGGCTCGTGCTTTGGCTGAAGAGCAAGAGTTCTCCGCTGAGCAGGATCTGCCGGAAAGCAGCTTTGAAGGTCTGGAAACACCGGCCGCCAGTGTCAAACTGAACACGCCAACGCCTGCGCCATCTCCAATCCCGGCAGCAGTAGTCGCGCCGATTGTCATGGCTGAACCGATTGCCGCGCCATTGGTTGCCCCGGCCGCCGAGCGCTCCGACGATGTGCTGGACAAGGCGCAGTCGCACATCAATGCCGGTCGCCTGAATCAGGCAGCCGCGTTGCTGGAAGAGGGCGTCAGCCTTGAGCCGCAGCGCAGCGACCTGCGTCTGAAGCTGATGGAGGTGTACGGTCAGCAAGGTGATCGTGATGCGTTCGTTGCTCAGGAGCGTCAACTGGTGGCCAACGGCGACAACTTCGCCAAGGTCGAAGAACTGAAAAGCCGCTTCCCGGCCATGGCCGTAGCGGTCGCCGGCGGTCTGGCGGCAGCGGCTATTGCTGCCGAACTCGATGCGCAGTACGTCAAGGATTTGCTGCTGGATGAGCCGCAAGCGCCAGAACCGACTCCTGTTGAAGATGATCTCGACAGCGCTTTTGACCTGAGCCTGGACGATCTCGACAACATCACCCCGGTTGAGCCTGCGCCAGTGGTTGAGCCAGAGGCTCCGGTCGAGCTGGATGAATTCCCTTCGGATGACGATTTGAGCTTCGAATCGGTGCTGCAACAGCAAACCGACATCAAGGAAAATCTGGACGATCTGTCGGATTTCGACCTGGATATGGACCTGGGTGCTGAACCTGCGCCAGTCGCGTTGGACGATGACGACTTCCTGTTGGAACTGGATGAGGGCGTGAAGGATCTGCCGCCGGTCGAGGCGCCGGTCGTTGCCGACGTGCCGCAGGATGATCTGGAGCTGCCAGCCGATTTCGATCTGTCGCTGGCTGACGAAATGGACAGCAATCCGGCCGAGCCTGATGCGTTTGCTGCCGAACTGGACGATGTCAACGCCGAGCTGGATCGCCTGTCGCAAAGCATCGCCGAACCGACCTTCACCGAAGCCGATGCGGCGCTGGGTGGTGACGATCTGGGCGAAGATGATTTCGACTTCCTTGCCGGCACCGATGAAGCCGCCACCAAGCTCGATCTGGCCCAGGCCTACATCGATATGGGTGACAGCGACGGAGCACGGGACATCCTCAACGAAGTGTTGACCGAAGGTGATGAGAAGCAGCGTGGCGAAGCCAAGGAAATGCTTTCGAACCTGGCTTGA
- a CDS encoding aspartate-semialdehyde dehydrogenase — translation MTQTLDIAVIGATGTVGETLVQILEERDFPVGNLHLLASSESAGSSVLFRNKNVRVREVDEFDFSKVKLVFFAAGAAVSLSYAARAHAAGCSLIDLSGALPADQAPQVVPEANADVLAGLKVPFQVSSPSPSATTLAVVLAPLLELIDLQYVNVTANLAVSAQGREAVTELARQTAELLNMRPLEPTFFDRQMAFNLLAQVGTPDAQGHTLLEKRLVRELRQVLAQPLLKISATCVQAPVFFGDSFSVTLQSAKPVDLEKVNAALEDASGIELVEAGDYPTAVGDAVGQDVVYVGRVRSGVDDPAELNLWLTSDNVRKGAALNAVQVAELLIKDLL, via the coding sequence ACCTGCACCTGCTGGCCAGCAGCGAGTCCGCTGGCAGTTCGGTGCTGTTCCGTAACAAAAACGTGCGCGTGCGTGAAGTCGACGAGTTCGATTTCAGCAAGGTCAAACTGGTTTTTTTCGCCGCCGGCGCTGCCGTCTCGCTGAGTTACGCCGCTCGCGCCCATGCTGCCGGTTGCTCGCTGATCGATCTGTCCGGCGCCTTGCCGGCCGATCAGGCGCCGCAAGTGGTGCCGGAAGCCAACGCCGATGTACTTGCCGGTCTGAAGGTTCCGTTCCAGGTCAGCAGCCCGAGCCCGTCGGCCACCACGCTCGCCGTGGTGCTGGCGCCGTTGCTTGAGCTGATCGACCTGCAATACGTCAATGTCACTGCCAATCTGGCCGTTTCCGCCCAAGGTCGCGAAGCCGTGACCGAGCTGGCGAGACAGACCGCCGAGCTGCTGAACATGCGCCCGCTGGAGCCAACGTTCTTCGACCGTCAAATGGCTTTCAACCTGCTGGCGCAGGTCGGCACCCCAGACGCACAAGGCCATACGCTGCTGGAAAAACGCCTGGTGCGCGAGTTGCGTCAGGTGCTGGCGCAGCCTTTATTAAAGATTTCCGCAACTTGCGTTCAAGCCCCGGTGTTTTTTGGCGATAGCTTTAGCGTGACCTTGCAGTCAGCGAAGCCCGTCGACCTGGAAAAGGTCAATGCCGCGCTCGAAGATGCGTCGGGTATCGAACTGGTCGAAGCGGGTGATTACCCGACCGCAGTCGGTGATGCGGTCGGGCAGGACGTTGTCTATGTCGGGCGCGTGCGCAGCGGTGTCGATGACCCGGCGGAACTAAATCTGTGGCTGACGTCAGATAACGTACGCAAAGGCGCCGCCCTCAATGCTGTGCAGGTGGCTGAATTGTTGATAAAAGACCTGCTGTAA
- the accD gene encoding acetyl-CoA carboxylase, carboxyltransferase subunit beta, whose translation MSNWLVDKLIPSIMRSEVKKSSVPEGLWHKCPSCEAVLYRPELEKTLDVCPKCNHHMRIGARARIDIFLDAEGRNELGADLEPVDRLKFRDGKKYKDRLTAAQKQTGEKDALISVSGTLLGMPVVVSAFEFSFMGGSMGAIVGERFVRAANYALENRCPMICFAASGGARMQEALISLMQMAKTSAVLARLREEGIPFISVLTDPVYGGVSASLAMLGDVIVGEPKALIGFAGPRVIEQTVREKLPEGFQRSEFLLEHGAIDMIIHRQELRPRLGNLLAQMTGKPTPKFVAAPIEPIVVPPVPAGL comes from the coding sequence ATGAGCAACTGGTTAGTAGACAAACTGATCCCTTCGATCATGCGCTCGGAGGTCAAGAAGAGCTCGGTGCCTGAAGGTCTGTGGCACAAATGCCCGTCCTGCGAGGCTGTGCTGTATCGTCCGGAGCTGGAAAAGACCCTGGACGTTTGCCCCAAGTGCAACCACCACATGCGCATCGGCGCACGTGCGCGTATCGACATCTTCCTCGATGCCGAAGGTCGCAACGAACTGGGCGCCGATCTGGAGCCGGTTGACCGTCTGAAATTCCGCGACGGCAAGAAGTACAAGGATCGCCTGACCGCTGCGCAGAAGCAGACGGGTGAAAAAGACGCACTGATCTCCGTAAGCGGGACCCTGCTGGGCATGCCTGTGGTGGTTTCGGCGTTTGAATTCAGCTTCATGGGCGGCTCCATGGGCGCCATCGTTGGTGAGCGTTTCGTACGCGCCGCCAACTACGCACTGGAAAATCGTTGCCCGATGATTTGCTTCGCCGCCTCCGGTGGCGCGCGCATGCAGGAAGCCCTGATCTCGCTGATGCAAATGGCCAAGACTTCGGCCGTGCTGGCGCGTCTGCGTGAAGAAGGCATTCCGTTCATCTCCGTGCTGACTGACCCGGTCTACGGCGGTGTTTCCGCCAGTCTGGCGATGCTCGGCGACGTGATCGTCGGCGAACCTAAGGCGCTGATCGGTTTCGCCGGTCCGCGTGTAATCGAGCAGACCGTGCGTGAAAAACTCCCGGAAGGCTTCCAGCGCAGTGAATTCCTGCTGGAGCACGGTGCGATCGACATGATCATCCACCGTCAGGAACTTCGCCCGCGTCTGGGTAACCTGCTGGCCCAAATGACCGGCAAGCCGACGCCAAAATTCGTCGCCGCGCCAATCGAGCCGATCGTGGTTCCACCGGTACCTGCTGGCCTATGA